The Christiangramia flava JLT2011 genome has a segment encoding these proteins:
- a CDS encoding type I phosphomannose isomerase catalytic subunit, with amino-acid sequence MIDYPIKFRPILQDKIWGGSKLRDVLNKPTTRDRVGESWEISGVKGHISVVDNGSEAGKNLQELLEEYGAKLVGEKIYKQFGNDFPLLIKFIDAKTDLSVQLHPNDELAKQRHNSFGKTEMWFVMQADEGAKLNIGFNKSVEKREYLEHLENGKITDLLNFEEVSKGDSVFINTGKVHAIGAGVLLAEIQQTSDITYRIYDWDRVDDEGNSRELHTALAIDAIDFEKKDDYQLSYEKKENQSSEVASCEYFTTNYLPVNGEVQKDYSELDSFVIYMCVDGEVKIDAGKHSEILQKGESLLLPAILNDIKITGSGAELLEVFIA; translated from the coding sequence ATGATTGATTACCCCATAAAATTCAGACCAATTCTCCAGGACAAGATCTGGGGAGGAAGTAAGCTTCGTGATGTTTTAAACAAACCAACAACTCGTGACAGAGTAGGGGAAAGCTGGGAAATTTCAGGAGTAAAAGGGCATATTTCAGTAGTAGATAATGGCAGTGAAGCTGGCAAGAACCTTCAGGAATTGCTCGAAGAATATGGGGCAAAACTGGTTGGGGAAAAGATCTATAAGCAATTTGGAAATGATTTTCCGCTACTCATCAAATTCATCGATGCGAAAACAGATCTTTCGGTACAATTGCATCCTAACGACGAATTGGCTAAACAACGCCATAATTCCTTCGGAAAAACTGAAATGTGGTTCGTCATGCAGGCCGATGAAGGTGCCAAGCTGAATATTGGTTTCAATAAAAGCGTAGAAAAAAGGGAATATCTGGAACATCTTGAGAATGGAAAGATCACCGATCTTTTGAATTTTGAGGAAGTGAGCAAAGGAGATTCGGTTTTTATCAATACCGGGAAAGTACATGCCATTGGCGCGGGCGTTTTGCTGGCTGAAATTCAGCAAACTTCAGATATTACCTACCGAATTTATGATTGGGATCGCGTGGATGATGAAGGAAACAGCCGGGAACTGCATACAGCGCTTGCGATTGATGCCATCGATTTTGAGAAGAAGGATGATTACCAGCTCAGCTATGAAAAAAAGGAAAATCAATCCTCAGAAGTGGCTTCCTGTGAATATTTCACGACCAATTACCTTCCGGTAAACGGGGAAGTCCAGAAAGATTATTCAGAACTTGATTCTTTTGTTATTTATATGTGTGTGGATGGAGAAGTGAAGATTGATGCGGGCAAACATTCTGAAATCCTTCAGAAGGGTGAAAGTTTGCTGCTTCCTGCAATTTTAAATGATATCAAGATCACAGGAAGCGGAGCAGAACTTTTAGAAGTTTTTATCGCTTAA
- a CDS encoding glycosyltransferase family 2 protein, with protein sequence MSYQFTIIVPVFNEKDCLPELFIQLKEYLPKASLSTKILLVDDGSSDGSSELIQQFCLENEHFGCLIFEQNFGKGAALKAAFDHCDTEYLGYLDADLQTYPEDFERLLPLLGEYDLVTGWRKERKDSVVKKISSKVGNGIRIMFTNDQMHDTGCPLKVMKTSYAKKIPMFKGLQRFLPAMILLQNGIITEVEIPHYPRLAGVSKYSFKNRFMGPLLDCFAYVWMKKSYINYKVRSADE encoded by the coding sequence ATGAGCTACCAGTTTACGATCATAGTGCCGGTTTTCAACGAAAAAGATTGCCTTCCGGAACTTTTTATACAATTAAAGGAATATCTGCCGAAGGCTTCATTATCTACTAAAATTTTACTGGTAGACGATGGCTCTTCAGATGGGAGCAGTGAACTTATTCAGCAATTCTGTCTGGAAAACGAGCATTTTGGGTGCCTGATATTTGAGCAAAACTTTGGAAAAGGCGCCGCTTTAAAAGCCGCTTTCGATCATTGTGACACCGAATACCTGGGGTATCTCGATGCCGATCTTCAAACTTATCCTGAAGATTTTGAAAGATTGCTGCCACTTCTTGGAGAATACGACCTGGTTACCGGTTGGAGGAAAGAACGTAAAGATTCTGTGGTAAAAAAGATTTCTTCCAAGGTGGGAAATGGGATCAGGATCATGTTCACCAACGACCAGATGCATGATACGGGCTGCCCATTGAAAGTAATGAAAACCTCTTATGCCAAGAAGATTCCGATGTTTAAAGGGCTGCAGCGTTTTTTACCTGCCATGATCCTTCTGCAGAATGGCATTATCACAGAGGTTGAAATTCCGCATTACCCAAGACTGGCAGGGGTATCAAAATACAGTTTTAAGAATCGTTTCATGGGGCCTTTGCTGGATTGTTTCGCTTATGTATGGATGAAAAAATCTTATATCAATTATAAAGTAAGATCAGCAGATGAGTAA
- a CDS encoding ArnT family glycosyltransferase, producing MKVRDNYVLLLLLVCSAIFLINLDAIFVNIMEARNFITAREMINFDHWIFTTMNNEARYEKPPLPTWMTAISMFILGMKSLFALRLPAAIMGILSVFAVFKITEKLTANSSLSFTTGLVAATSFYILLSGRDGQWDIFTHSFMLWAVYCLIGFFRKEKVWRNALIAGLLIGCSFLSKGPVSFYALLLPFLIAYWIVYRSKFSKASLFPFISMLLIATVIAASWSLYVYFFDYSDVTEITNREAGRWLDYNVRPFYYYWNFFIQSGLWTVLALVSLIYPYLKNRVQNTEVYRFSWLWTIVAVILLSLIPEKKPRYLLPVLFPLAITTGLYLEYVFANFKKMHIKESWVLFFNYSLIALVGIAFPIAGTIYFGAKMANIWPWFLLLSLCLVTIAVLMIYFLRKKEIRQVFYLSIWFIISVLTFGLPMAQKIEVNPDFRSSETLSLYEADLGLKAYEFKNFTPELIWEYGKPVPRLWDGKDFQLPDGNKFLLLATEEETSEMKSVFSSYRIEKLDYIDMNPVGNKHKDRLFRNIYLIQKPTK from the coding sequence ATGAAAGTAAGGGATAATTATGTTTTGTTGCTTTTGCTGGTTTGTTCGGCTATTTTCCTGATCAACCTGGACGCCATTTTCGTTAATATCATGGAAGCGCGGAACTTTATCACCGCCAGGGAAATGATAAATTTCGATCACTGGATCTTTACGACCATGAATAACGAGGCGCGCTACGAGAAACCGCCATTGCCAACCTGGATGACGGCCATTTCCATGTTTATACTGGGAATGAAAAGCCTGTTTGCCCTAAGGCTGCCCGCAGCGATCATGGGAATTCTGAGTGTTTTCGCGGTGTTTAAAATAACTGAAAAACTTACTGCCAATTCGAGTCTCTCATTTACCACGGGATTGGTAGCTGCCACATCGTTCTACATTTTACTTTCAGGGAGGGATGGCCAGTGGGATATTTTTACACATTCTTTTATGCTTTGGGCAGTTTACTGTTTAATAGGTTTTTTCCGAAAGGAAAAAGTCTGGAGAAACGCGCTGATAGCAGGGTTATTGATCGGCTGCTCGTTCCTCAGCAAGGGCCCCGTCTCTTTTTACGCGCTTTTACTGCCATTTCTTATCGCTTATTGGATTGTCTATCGAAGTAAATTTTCCAAAGCAAGTCTTTTTCCCTTTATTTCGATGTTGCTGATCGCGACCGTCATAGCTGCTTCCTGGAGCCTCTATGTGTACTTTTTTGATTATTCAGATGTTACTGAAATAACCAATCGCGAGGCCGGCAGATGGCTCGATTATAACGTGCGACCTTTTTACTATTACTGGAATTTCTTTATCCAGTCGGGTTTATGGACGGTGCTGGCGCTGGTTAGCCTGATTTACCCTTACCTGAAAAATAGAGTCCAAAATACTGAAGTTTACAGATTTTCCTGGCTTTGGACCATAGTAGCTGTGATCTTATTATCACTCATCCCTGAGAAAAAACCGCGCTATCTTTTACCCGTTTTGTTTCCGCTAGCCATCACAACGGGCCTTTACCTGGAATACGTCTTTGCCAATTTCAAAAAAATGCACATCAAAGAGAGCTGGGTCCTATTTTTCAATTATTCATTGATCGCTTTGGTTGGTATCGCTTTCCCGATTGCCGGAACGATCTATTTCGGTGCAAAAATGGCCAATATCTGGCCCTGGTTTCTCCTGCTGTCCCTGTGCCTGGTAACTATTGCCGTATTGATGATCTATTTTCTCCGGAAAAAGGAAATAAGACAGGTTTTTTACCTGAGTATCTGGTTCATAATCAGCGTGCTCACGTTTGGTTTGCCAATGGCCCAAAAAATTGAAGTGAACCCGGACTTTCGAAGCAGTGAGACCCTTAGTTTATACGAAGCTGATCTTGGGTTAAAGGCCTATGAGTTTAAAAACTTTACGCCCGAGCTGATCTGGGAATACGGAAAACCGGTTCCCAGGCTATGGGATGGAAAGGATTTTCAGTTACCTGACGGGAATAAATTTTTATTATTGGCGACCGAGGAAGAGACAAGTGAAATGAAATCGGTATTTTCGTCTTACCGAATTGAAAAATTAGATTATATCGATATGAATCCGGTGGGGAATAAACATAAGGACCGCCTGTTTCGTAACATTTACCTAATCCAAAAACCAACCAAATGA
- a CDS encoding lipid-A-disaccharide synthase N-terminal domain-containing protein has translation MSKLLIFGLGFLAQLLFSGRMVLQWFLSEKSKKIITPVIFWWLSILAAFLLFVYGYLRDDFAIMFGQTITYFIYIRNLQLQGEWKRLPKLLQIFLWIFPLLLVLYGFNNDIYNAKRLFRNEDIPFWLLMLGSVAQLIFTLRFVYQWVYSERKKISSLPMGFWFLSLAGSSLILVYGIFRKDPVLLAGHGIGIVMYLRNIVIQKNESKG, from the coding sequence ATGAGTAAATTGCTCATCTTCGGGCTGGGCTTTTTGGCGCAACTCCTGTTTTCGGGAAGAATGGTACTGCAATGGTTCCTTTCCGAGAAAAGTAAAAAGATCATTACCCCCGTGATTTTCTGGTGGCTCAGTATCCTGGCCGCCTTTTTACTATTCGTGTACGGATACCTGCGCGATGATTTTGCCATTATGTTCGGCCAGACCATTACGTACTTTATATACATTCGGAATTTACAGTTACAGGGAGAGTGGAAACGATTGCCGAAGCTCCTTCAGATATTCCTGTGGATCTTTCCGTTACTACTGGTGCTCTATGGTTTTAATAATGATATTTACAACGCCAAGCGACTCTTCCGCAACGAAGATATTCCTTTCTGGTTACTCATGCTGGGCTCGGTGGCACAACTCATTTTCACCCTGAGATTCGTGTACCAGTGGGTGTATTCTGAAAGAAAAAAGATCTCGTCGTTACCCATGGGTTTCTGGTTTTTAAGCCTTGCCGGTTCCAGCCTGATATTAGTATACGGGATTTTTCGAAAAGACCCCGTTCTTTTGGCAGGGCACGGAATTGGGATCGTGATGTACCTTCGAAATATCGTAATTCAGAAAAATGAAAGTAAGGGATAA